A stretch of Kwoniella dendrophila CBS 6074 chromosome 2, complete sequence DNA encodes these proteins:
- a CDS encoding 26S protease regulatory subunit 10B — MASAEASSSTAPPPTPEPTIVAPAGMEAAKYEAIKGYRAKVKEHSRMSDNLKQIRLNIRTLATDFDKTEDDIKALQSVGQIIGEVLKQLDEERFIVKASSGPRYVVSYRPTLPAAKLKAGVRVSLDMTTLTIMRILPREVDPMVYNMSLEDPGSASFAGIGGLGDQVRELREVIELPLMNPELFERVGIKPPKGVLLYGPPGTGKTLLARAVAATLNTNFLKVVSSAIVDKYIGESARLIREMFAYAREHEPCVIFMDEIDAIGGRRFSEGTSADREIQRTLMELLNQMDGFDSLGKTKIIMATNRPDTLDPALLRPGRLDRKIEIPLPNEQGRLEILKIHAKGINKSGDIDYEAIVKLSDGFNGADLRNVCTEAGLFAIREDRDAVVQEDFMKAVRKLNDAKKHETTM, encoded by the exons ATGGCATCAGCAGAAGCGTCTTCATCAACAGCTCCTCCTCCAACTCCGGAACCCACTATAGTAGCTCCAGCAGGTATGGAAGCTGCTAAATATGAAGCTATCAAAGGATACAGAGCT AAAGTGAAAGAGCATTCAAGAATGTCTGACAATCTCAAACAAA TCCGACTGAATATTCGAACACTCGCAACCGATTTCGATAAAACAGAAGATGACATCAAAGCATTACAATCAGTGGGACAGATTATTGGTGAAGTATTGAAACAGCTAGATGAGGAAAGAT TTATTGTGAAAGCTTCCTCTGGACCTCGTTATGTCGTGTCATATAGACCTACTCTACCTGCGGCTaaa CTCAAAGCAGGTGTGAGAGTATCATTAGATATGACAACGTTGACAATCATGCGAATTCTTCCTCGAGAAGTTGATCCTATG GTTTACAACATGTCACTTGAAGATCCGGGATCAGCATCTTTCGCAGGtattggtggtttaggtgatcaAGTTAGAGAATTAAGAGAAGTTATCGAATTACCTTTGATGAACCCGGAATTATTCGAG CGTGTTGGTATCAAACCACCAAAAGGTGTATTATTGTATGGACCaccaggtacaggtaaaacattACTTGCTAGAGCTGTAGCTGCTACTTTAAACACGAATTTCTTGAAAGTAGTTTCATCTGCT ATTGTCGATAAATATATCGGTGAATCAGCACGATTAATCAGAGAAATGTTTGCTTATGCCCGAGAACATGAACCTTGTGTAATATTTatggatgaaattgatgctataggtggaagaagatttagtgAAGGTACATCAGCAGATAGAGAAATTCAAAGAACTTTAATGGAATtattaaatcaaatggatggatttgattctttaggtaaaacaaAAATTATAATGGCAACAAATAGACCAGATACTTTAGATCCTGCATTATTAAGACCaggtagattagatagaaaaattgaaattcctTTACCAAATGAACAAGGTAGATTagaaattttgaaaattcacgcaaaaggtataaataaatctggtgatattgattatgaaGCTATAGTTAAATTATCAGATGGTTTTAATGGTGCAGATTTAAGAAATGTTTGTACAGAG GCCGGTTTATTCGCTATTAGAGAAGATAGAGATGCTGTAGTACAAGAAGATTTCATGAAAGCTGTTAGAAAATTGAATGATGCTAAGAAACATGAAACTACGATGTGA